The genomic stretch AGGGATATTTTAAGGTATTCTTTTGTTCCACTTGGCCAATCACAATTGTAGTGTGACAATATCTCATGGTGCATCCTTGACTAGGCTACGAGCTACTAATGTTCAAGAGGCAGGTTTTTGCACATATGACAAAATTTAAGTGTATCCTACATTGTAAAAAAGGTGGAAGAGCGTTATGGTCTTGGCAAATAGCTGTCATGTAGCTCCATTACAACCACTGCCAGGTGGCATACAGTACACCACTAAACAGGTAAATTGTTACTCAATTGGATACATTAACTGTGGGTTTGAGGTCCTCAACGCTCGATTCAAATTACGCATATGTGACGAAGTGGATGATTCTAATAATGTATATAAAACATTGTACACGTAAGTGTAGCTTGCACATCTATGTAATATACACAGTGTAAAAAATATTAggtacacctgctctttccatgacaggctGGCCAGGTGAATCgaggtgaacgctatgatcccttattgaggtcacttggtaaatccacttcaaatcagtgtagatgaaggggtggagacatgtttaagaaggattttaaaaccttgagacatggattgtgtatgtttgccattcagtgggtgaataggcaaaacaaaagatttaagtgcctttgaacggggtatggtagtacagtaggtgccaggctcaccggtttgtgtgtgtcaagaactgcaaggcTGCTGGGTtgttcacactcaacagtttcccatgtgtgcATCAAGTATGatccaccacacaaaggacattcagccaacttgcatcaagaatgatccaccacccaaaggacattcagccaacttgcatcaagaatgatccaccacccaaaggacattcagccaacttgcatcaagaatgatccaccacccaaaggacattcagccaacttgcatcaagaatgatccaccacccaaaggacattcagccaacttgcttcaagaatgatccaccacccaaaagacattcagccaactgagggcaaaagggttgcaactcaatattactaaggtgttcctaatgttttgtacactcagtgtttgtAGGCCTAATAAACTTGATTATTAGCAGTGCTTGTCTACAAGGCTATAGAAAGATGCAGTTCCTCATTAAATGTATTCTTAATCTTCATTTTCAATGTGTTGGCTGCACTTCCCTTCACTACACACTAAATgtaaatttcaaaggaaaaaaaaaaaaacaatatctcACTTGGGATTCAAACTTGTAGCAAACTGCAAAAACTACCAGGAGCCAGGCTCACTACACTGAGTCATTCCTCCAGTTGAAATTTAGTATGTGTTTCAGCAGATGGTGTCGTTTGATATCTGTCAAGGACGCTCTCATGGATGTGTTCGATCACATCCAACTACATCAACATTTGTAATTGGCTGATGCTTAATTTTCTACAGGAAATAATGACTGCCGGCTGGTAAAGTTCGTATCGGGCTAAATGTCTCAGTTAATCTTTTGGGAACAGCTAACATGTAGTGTTTTATCAAGTGCAACTATGTCAATGATTTTAATTGGCTGGTATGCATTTGGAGAAACATTTTAAACTTAAACTTTTTCGAAACGCTTGCAAGTATGGACCCACAGTGTTATATTTAATCAAACGTGATGACATCGCCAATTTCCACACGGACATCGACCTCAATAACACCCCATAAACCTCTTCACTATTGCGTAACAATCCTCACCCGTATCTTGTATCTCTCCCTGATGCCCACCCGCATGGCAAACGTGGAGCCAGGAAGCAGGGGCAAACACAGACACTCCCCATAGTGGTGGGCCAGACTCAGGTCCAGGCAGCAGGGCACAAAGGCCCCTAAGAGACCTGCatgggcagaaagagagaaacacagggctAAGTTTAGTTCTCCGCAATTCTCCACAAGACAGTAGTAGTCGGTTAGACAACTTTAACTTAAATACATGTTTAGCAACCCTACAGAGTAGATAGATTTGATGTGGTATCATGCAAGAGAATCGTCATCTCCATGATAAATCCTCCATAAAAAACACAGAATTCCCTTAATTAACAAAGGTAGAGCATAACAGGGAGTAGGCCCATGTAAGACAGCAGTATAGCCATCCACCATTTGACCCGTTGAGTTACCCAAACCGGTAACTTTGACTTTCACACTTAGCCCGAGTGCAATGCAGTGAGATAAGCCCAGGGCTATGTCTGCCTCACATGTAGTCTTGTCTCCACACACGTTGAACAGGCTGCTGTTCCAGTCCCCTCCAGTCTGAGTGATCGTGGTCACTGTCGTCTTGGTTACCCCCAAGCCAGGCTGCGTGAGAACGGGAAGTTCCATTGCAGCAGCAGCACTCTGTGGGTTCCAACCTGCACTTCCTGTTCCTATGTCCCAGCCCCCGGCTTCCTCCTCATAACCTGGGGCCTGCTGCAATGCTGCTTTGGTgactggtgcacaactgagataAACAAGACAAACAGAAACGGCAGTGGCATTTAAAGTATAGAAATTGATGTAGGATTAGCAGTACTGCAATGTGGCTCGAATAGGGgttaaaaataaattaacataacaCCTCAAAAAGGGCTTAAGAACATGTTGGAATGACGTATCACACCCGACAATGGTAATCTCTACTGATAAGGGCCAAACACTTACTGGTCTGTGGTGGCTGTGACTATGGCTGTGGTATCCTCCATGCTGACTGCTCCCTGCcagggaaggagggggggagaCTGGGTGAGCTTCCCACTAAGATGGGGTGTGCTCTTCCAGATAGGGCTGGAGCGCAGAAGCCCTGCCAGTGGCTGCTCTGGGAAGATAACACATTTTGGTCCTCCTTTTCTAGGGGCTCGTAACGCCCTCTTGATACAGTGCAAATGGCACACCACCAGTGTAGGGGCCAAGGCCAGGCCagagctagccagccagctataGAGCCTGCGGATGAGAAGGTTCATACCCCCAACAGAGAGAGCTCTTCCCAAGATAAAGAATACTCACCCAGGCATTGACAGCAGTGTCAAAAAGAAAATCATTGTAAAAGAAAACACACTACTTACCTTAATCATAGACACCAGCTACGTGCTACCAGAGAGCTGTAGTAACGGCAAATGACTCGCTCACAACCAAAGACACACACTAAGCGAGCGTCTGCATGTACTCTTGTGGTTGCTGCCTTAAAGCATTTCCTCTTAATGAGCGCACATCGACCTGATCACATCTGCTTTTTTTGGTGCCGTCTTTGACAGTAATAACAGTATGACAGTAATGGGCTAGGGAGGCTCATAGTCAAATAAGAAACATCTCACCATGATTCTCTGAACAGCTGAGAACATTTCCTGTTGAAAGCAAAAAAGCATTATGTTTCTATAAACACACACTACAAAGTAGAGACACAGGTAGACCGTTTCAACTACATGACTGATTTCCAAAGGGGATCTAATTAGCTGTGCTCACACTGCCAGTGGATTGACTTCAGTCCATTAGATGTTTTTCCATTTATTCATTGTTGTGTTTTCTAGGTTGGTCATGTGAGCATCCCACCCAACTGGCAACctagagcagggtttcccaaactcgttGCACGTTGTGGTTTTTGGAATTGGATATTTGAATCagatgtgtagtgctagggcaaaaaacaaaaacgtgcacctgggggagtgggggcaggaccaagtttgggaaaccctgacctAGAGGACCACTGCAGAGGGAGCTCAATGTGACCATAATACGGGACATATATCCCAACATGAATGAAAATAAAGAAATGCACCACCCAAATACGTTAAAGATGTATTTATTTTCGGAAAATTCACGTCACCTTGTACAATTACTCTTTCGTCCATTCTTTAAAACATCATGACAGACACTGAATCGCTGAAACAACATAATTGCATTTCGTATACGATGGGAGGACAAGACACGAGTacattctatttttttttaaccacttGAATAGAAATGGTAAAGGCAAGACTACTTCCTGGCTGTACTCCACAGAGCTGTGTATGTCAGAGCACATAGTAACATCTACAGCAGAAAAATGCTGTCTTGTCATTCTGTTACAGCCTCCTGCTGTTCAGTCCCTCACCCCTACACAGAGAGCAGGGCCCTGTTCAAATGCTTTTTAACATGCATCCTTCCTACCTTCCTTGAGGTAATTACTGATATCTTTGAGACTAGAGTAGCCCTTGTAAGACCAGTGGTTTCCTCAAGGATGGAAGCATTGTAAAAGTATTGAAACAGACCCAAGACCTGTGCTCTATTGTACCAGGTACACCAGGGTGTCTCCTATGTCTACGCTGAGGCCATTGTCTGTCATAAGGACCTTCCTGTCAGCCAGGCTGATGCTGAAGGACGACTTGTCAGAGATAGGTAGCTTgccctgctcctccctccccAGGATGGGCACCCGGCGAGGCCCCAGGACAGGGTCCTCAAAGCGCATCAGCTTCACTTTGGACAGGTCTGCAAGGGGACAGGAGGACAATGTAAATGCTTCACTTCAGTCAGGTCTACAGGACATAAGGGACGTGTTGAACAGCAACCTAAAATAACAACATTCTGCTAATTGTATGATCAGGAGTTACTGTACAGAAACTAAGAGCACGGTACTCATCTAATTACTACTAGACTTAAACAATTAGTACATCTAAAAGAACAATGTATACTCTCAGTAAAGTTTACTTTAAAAGTGAACTCAAGGAAACAGCAATAGCCCAGGGCAGGCTATTAACAAACCTTGATAAAATATGGTTCAATTACACGGTATCAATAGGAAAGCAGTGAAGTCGCAAG from Oncorhynchus tshawytscha isolate Ot180627B linkage group LG09, Otsh_v2.0, whole genome shotgun sequence encodes the following:
- the LOC112258129 gene encoding PLAC8-like protein 1 isoform X2, with translation MIKPLAGLLRSSPIWKSTPHLSGKLTQSPPLLPWQGAVSMEDTTAIVTATTDHCAPVTKAALQQAPGYEEEAGGWDIGTGSAGWNPQSAAAAMELPVLTQPGLGVTKTTVTTITQTGGDWNSSLFNVCGDKTTCLLGAFVPCCLDLSLAHHYGECLCLPLLPGSTFAMRVGIRERYKIRGSVCEDWTTVYCCYPLAVCQMIREMKRRMKSQTYQVSTALECS
- the LOC112258129 gene encoding uncharacterized protein LOC112258129 isoform X1 — encoded protein: MNLLIRRLYSWLASSGLALAPTLVVCHLHCIKRALRAPRKGGPKCVIFPEQPLAGLLRSSPIWKSTPHLSGKLTQSPPLLPWQGAVSMEDTTAIVTATTDHCAPVTKAALQQAPGYEEEAGGWDIGTGSAGWNPQSAAAAMELPVLTQPGLGVTKTTVTTITQTGGDWNSSLFNVCGDKTTCLLGAFVPCCLDLSLAHHYGECLCLPLLPGSTFAMRVGIRERYKIRGSVCEDWTTVYCCYPLAVCQMIREMKRRMKSQTYQVSTALECS
- the LOC112258129 gene encoding PLAC8-like protein 1 isoform X3 — its product is MIKGAVSMEDTTAIVTATTDHCAPVTKAALQQAPGYEEEAGGWDIGTGSAGWNPQSAAAAMELPVLTQPGLGVTKTTVTTITQTGGDWNSSLFNVCGDKTTCLLGAFVPCCLDLSLAHHYGECLCLPLLPGSTFAMRVGIRERYKIRGSVCEDWTTVYCCYPLAVCQMIREMKRRMKSQTYQVSTALECS
- the LOC112258129 gene encoding PLAC8-like protein 1 isoform X4 translates to MEDTTAIVTATTDHCAPVTKAALQQAPGYEEEAGGWDIGTGSAGWNPQSAAAAMELPVLTQPGLGVTKTTVTTITQTGGDWNSSLFNVCGDKTTCLLGAFVPCCLDLSLAHHYGECLCLPLLPGSTFAMRVGIRERYKIRGSVCEDWTTVYCCYPLAVCQMIREMKRRMKSQTYQVSTALECS